The Rhodococcus antarcticus DNA segment CATCGAGTACCTGGTGCGCCTGCACGCGGGTGAGACCACGATGACGGCGCCCGACGGCGTCGAGGTCCCCGTCGAGGTCGATGACATCGACCACTTCGGCAACCGTCGCCTGCGCACGGTCGGCGAGCTCATCCAGAACCAGATCCGGGTGGGTCTGTCCAGGATGGAGCGTGTCGTCCGCGAGCGGATGACCACGCAGGACGTGGAGGCGATCACGCCGCAGACCCTGATCAACATCCGGCCCGTCGTGGCCGCGATCAAGGAGTTCTTCGGGACGTCCCAGCTGAGCCAGTTCATGGACCAGACCAACCCGCTCTCGGGCCTGACCCACAAGCGCCGCCTGTCGGCTCTGGGCCCCGGTGGTCTCTCCCGCGAGCGCGCCGGCTTCGAGGTTCGGGACGTGCACGCCAGCCACTACGGCCGGATGTGCCCGATCGAGACCCCGGAGGGTCCGAACATCGGCCTGATCGGGTCGCTGTCGTCCTTCGCCCGCGTCAACCCGTTCGGCTTCATCGAGACGCCGTACCGCCGGGTCGTCGACGGCAAGGTCACCGACCAGCTCGACTACCTCACCGCCGACGAGGAGGACCGCTACGTCGTGGCGCAGGCCAACTCGACGCTCGACGCCGAGGACAACCTCGCCGACGAGCGCGTGCTGGTGCGTCGCAAGGGCGGCGAGGTCGACTACATCGACCCGCACGGGGTCGACTACATCGACGTCTCCCCGCGGCAGATGGTGTCCGTGGCCACGGCCATGATCCCGTTCCTCGAGCACGACGACGCCAACCGCGCGCTGATGGGCGCCAACATGCAGCGCCAGGCGGTTCCGCTGGTGCGGAGCCAGGCGCCGCTGGTGGGCACGGGCATGGAGCTCCGGGCCGCGGTCGACGCGGGCGACGTCATCGTCACCGACGTCTCCGGGGTCATCGAGGAGGTCTCGGCCGACTACGTGACGGTGATGGCCGACGACGGCAAGCGCACCACGCACCGGATGCGCAAGTTCGCCCGCTCGAACCAGGGCACCTGCACCAACCAGCGTCCGATCGTGGACGAGGGCCAGCGGGTGGAGGCCGGCCAGGTGCTGGCCGACGGTCCCTGCACCGAGAACGGCGAGATGGCGCTGGGCAAGAACCTGCTCGTGGCGATCATGCCGTGGGAGGGCCACAACTACGAGGACGCGATCATCCTGTCGCAGCGCCTCGTGGAGGAGGACGTCCTCACCTCGATCCACATCGAGGAGCACGAGATCGACGCCCGCGACACCAAGCTCGGTGCCGAGGAGATCACCCGGGACATCCCGAACGTCTCCGAGGAGGTCCTCGCGGACCTGGACGAGCGCGGGATCATCCGCATCGGTGCCGAGGTCCGCGACGGCGACGTGCTGGTCGGCAAGGTGACGCCCAAGGGTGAGACCGAGCTGACCCCGGAGGAGCGCCTGCTCCGGGCGATCTTCGGCGAGAAGGCCCGCGAGGTGCGGGACACGTCGCTGAAGGTGCCGCACGGCGAGACCGGCAAGGTCATCGGCATCCGGGTGTTCTCCCGCGAGGACGACGACGACCTGCCCCCCGGCGTGAACGAGCTGGTCCGGGTCTACGTCGCCCAGAAGCGCAAGATCCAGGACGGCGACAAGCTCGCCGGCCGGCACGGCAACAAGGGCGTCATCGGCAAGATCCTCCCGCAGGAGGACATGCCGTTCCTGCCCGACGGCACGCCGATCGACATCATCCTGAACACGCACGGTGTGCCGCGACGGATGAACCTCGGCCAGATCCTGGAGATCCACCTCGGGTGGATCGCCAAGACCGGCTGGTCGATCAACGGGGACCCGGACTGGGCGAGCAAGCTGCCCGAGGAGCTGTACTCGGCCGCGCCGGGCACCAACACCGCCACCCCGGTGTTCGACGGTGCGCGCGAGGACGAGATCACGGGTCTGCTCGGGTCCACCCTGCCCAACCGCGACGGCCAGATGATGGTCGGCGGGGACGGCAAGGCGCAGCTGTACGACGGCCGCTCCGGCGAGCCGTACCCGTACCCGGTCTCGGTCGGCTACATGTACATCATCAAGCTGCACCACCTGGTGGACGACAAGATCCACGCCCGCTCCACGGGTCCGTACTCCATGATCACCCAGCAGCCGCTGGGTGGTAAGGCCCAGTTCGGCGGCCAGCGCTTCGGCGAGATGGAGTGCTGGGCGATGCAGGCCTACGGCGCGGCGTACACGCTGCAGGAGCTGCTGACGATCAAGTCCGACGACGTGCTCGGCCGCGTGAAGGTCTACGAGGCCATCGTCAAGGGCGAGAACATCCCGGAGCCGGGCATCCCGGAGTCGTTCAAGGTGCTCCTCAAGGAGCTCCAGTCGCTGTGCCTGAACGTCGAGGTGCTCTCCAGCGACGGCGCGGCGATCGAGATGCGCGACAGCGACGACGAGGACCTGGAGCGGGCTGCGGCCAACCTGGGTATCAACCTCTCGCGCAACGAGTCGGCCACGGTCGACGACATCGTGAACTGACGCGCCCACCCGGGGCAGCCGCACACGGCTGCCCCGGGTCAGCGCCGGCCCCACCCCTCCGGCTGCCCGCACCGCACACGTAGACGTGCGGGCGCCACAACCCCCACGGGGGAAAGGAAGCGACGTGCTCGACGTCAACTTCTTCGATGAGCTCCGCATCGGTCTTGCCACGGCGGAGCACATCCGCCAGTGGTCCTACGGCGAGGTCAAGAAGCCTGAGACCATCAACTACCGCACGCTCAAGCCCGAGAAGGACGGCTTGTTCTGCGAGAAGATCTTCGGTCCCACCCGGGACTGGGAGTGCTACTGCGGCAAGTACAAGCGCGTGCGCTTCAAGGGCATCATCTGCGAGCGCTGCGGCGTCGAGGTGACCCGGGCCAAGGTCCGCCGTGAGCGGATGGGCCACATCGAGCTCGCCGCCCCGGTGACCCACATCTGGTACTTCAAGGGCGTCCCGTCGCGGCTGGGCTACCTCCTGGACCTGGCGCCCAAGGACCTCGAGAAGATCATCTACTTCGCGGCCTACGTCATC contains these protein-coding regions:
- the rpoB gene encoding DNA-directed RNA polymerase subunit beta codes for the protein MLEGRILAVSRQTKTTPAKAGSTTVVPLVGIPGAPRRVSFAKINEPLEVPDLLDLQTDSFEWLIGAPAWRERAASRGDNATSGGLEDILTELSPIEDFSGSMSLSFSDPRFDEVKASVEECKDKDMTFAAPLFVTAEFINNNTGEIKSQTVFMGDFPMMTDKGTFVINGTERVVVSQLVRSPGVYFDHAVDKTSDKDVHSVKVIPGRGAWLEFDVDKRDTVGVRIDRKRRQPVTVLLKALGWTNEQITERFGFSEILMATLEKDNTAGTDEALLDIYRKLRPGEPPTRESAQTLLENLFFKDKRYDLAKVGRYKINKKLGLNHGQPVTSSTLTEEDVVATIEYLVRLHAGETTMTAPDGVEVPVEVDDIDHFGNRRLRTVGELIQNQIRVGLSRMERVVRERMTTQDVEAITPQTLINIRPVVAAIKEFFGTSQLSQFMDQTNPLSGLTHKRRLSALGPGGLSRERAGFEVRDVHASHYGRMCPIETPEGPNIGLIGSLSSFARVNPFGFIETPYRRVVDGKVTDQLDYLTADEEDRYVVAQANSTLDAEDNLADERVLVRRKGGEVDYIDPHGVDYIDVSPRQMVSVATAMIPFLEHDDANRALMGANMQRQAVPLVRSQAPLVGTGMELRAAVDAGDVIVTDVSGVIEEVSADYVTVMADDGKRTTHRMRKFARSNQGTCTNQRPIVDEGQRVEAGQVLADGPCTENGEMALGKNLLVAIMPWEGHNYEDAIILSQRLVEEDVLTSIHIEEHEIDARDTKLGAEEITRDIPNVSEEVLADLDERGIIRIGAEVRDGDVLVGKVTPKGETELTPEERLLRAIFGEKAREVRDTSLKVPHGETGKVIGIRVFSREDDDDLPPGVNELVRVYVAQKRKIQDGDKLAGRHGNKGVIGKILPQEDMPFLPDGTPIDIILNTHGVPRRMNLGQILEIHLGWIAKTGWSINGDPDWASKLPEELYSAAPGTNTATPVFDGAREDEITGLLGSTLPNRDGQMMVGGDGKAQLYDGRSGEPYPYPVSVGYMYIIKLHHLVDDKIHARSTGPYSMITQQPLGGKAQFGGQRFGEMECWAMQAYGAAYTLQELLTIKSDDVLGRVKVYEAIVKGENIPEPGIPESFKVLLKELQSLCLNVEVLSSDGAAIEMRDSDDEDLERAAANLGINLSRNESATVDDIVN